One stretch of Oncorhynchus masou masou isolate Uvic2021 chromosome 9, UVic_Omas_1.1, whole genome shotgun sequence DNA includes these proteins:
- the LOC135546023 gene encoding cyclin-A2-like produces MSGSTQGQGSAVDVPLPEYQNQENMLSGLRGTIKNRVDNQENIVPKAPQRTVLGALQNNKRSKPQTLRGTKQVLSCENEVPQTYADKLVSKQPAFQIHVDEPDSACSKKQVSLKAKPSTEIPPLTLNPTVTLLRQPLSSLDIPATCVSNMNVSFDDSPMDMSVIEGDEKPVNVATEYAAEIHTYLREMEVKSRPKAGYMKKQPDITNSMRAILVDWLVEVGEEYKLQNETLYLAVNYIDRFLSSMSVLRGKLQLVGTAAMLLASKFEEIYPPEVAEFVYITDDTYTKKQVLRMEHLVLKVLSFDLASPTINQFLTQYFLTQPVSSQVESLSMFLGELSLVDSDPFLKYFPSQTSAAALVLANHTVTGGSWSKSLAEVTGYSLEDLMPCIEDLHQMYLNTATHAQQSVREKYKGAKYQEVSLIEPPEKLSLN; encoded by the exons ATGTCAGGATCAACCCAAGGACAAGGAAGCGCAGTTGATGTTCCACTGCCAGAATACCAAAACCAAGAAAATATGCTGTCCGGATTGAGGGGTACAATCAAAAACCGTGTGGACAACCAGGAGAACATTGTCCCAAAAGCGCCACAGAGAACTGTCCTGGGAGCCTTGCAAAACAACAAACGCAGTAAACCTCAAACTCTGCGCGGCACAAAACAG GTGCTATCCTGTGAAAATGAAGTACCCCAAACTTATGCAGACAAGCTGGTTAGCAAGCAACCAGCTTTCCAGATTCATGTGGATGAGCCTGATAGTGCCTGCTCCAAGAAACAGGTGTCCCTCAAGGCCAAGCCCTCAACAGAGATTCCACCCCTGACACTGAACCCAACAGTTACCCTTCTCAggcagcccctctcctctcttgatATACCAGCAACATGTGTATCTAACATGAATGTTAGTTTTGATG ATTCTCCCATGGATATGTCGGTTATTGAAGGTGACGAGAAGCCAGTGAACGTGGCAACTGAGTATGCTGCAGAAATACACACGTATCTTAGAGAAATGGAG GTTAAGTCCAGACCAAAAGCGGGCTACATGAAAAAGCAGCCAGACATCACCAACAGCATGCGGGCCATCCTCGTTGACTGGTTGGTGGAGGTTGGGGAGGAGTACAAGCTCCAGAACGAGACGCTGTACCTTGCCGTGAACTACATCGACCGTTTCCTGTCTTCCATGTCAGTCCTGCGGGGGAAGCTGCAGTTGGTCGGGACTGCTGCAATGCTGTTGGCTTC GAAATTTGAAGAGATCTATCCCCCGGAGGTCGCAGAGTTTGTTTACATCACGGATGACACCTACACGAAGAAGCAAGTGTTGCGAATGGAGCATCTGGTGCTGAAAGTGCTCTCCTTTGATCTCGCCTCTCCCACCATCAACCAGTTTCTCACGCAGTACTTTCtcacccagccagtcagtagcCAGGTGGAGAGCTTGTCAATG TTCCTAGGGGAGCTCAGTCTAGTTGACTCGGACCCATTCCTGAAATACTTCCCTTCTCAGACTTCTGCTGCCGCTTTAGTTTTGGCAAATCACACAGTAACAGGAGGCTCATGG TCGAAGTCTCTGGCAGAGGTGACTGGCTACTCTTTAGAAGACCTGATGCCTTGCATAGAGGATTTGCACCAAATGTATCTCAACACTGCTACGCATGCACAGCAGTCAGTACGGGAGAAGTACAAGGGTGCAAA GTACCAAGAGGTCTCTCTCATCGAGCCCCCAGAGAAGTTGTCATTGAATTGA
- the LOC135545006 gene encoding annexin A5-like gives MPSPRRFLVASTSLPVALGWGWNLSVYLGLLLLLLLLMGLLLWMLLKQLRNSVGSSLQPGRSLRDPRHEVKNKTPLDSHRGSVKDFVNFNAKQDAELLHKAMKGIGTDEGTILMLLTSRSNNQRQEIKAAYKKAHGKDLVSALKSELGGLFETLVVALMTPPISYDASQLHKALKGAGTDDDVLIEILASRTCAQIKDIVKVYKKECGGKLEKDITGDTSGHFQKLLVILLQGSRDEGVDEDRIENDAKELFAAGEGKVGTDVEKFINILGNRSHEHLRLVFDAYKKLAGSDIEDSIEGETTGNLENLMLAVVKCAKSVPAYFAESLNGSMRRAGTDDQTLMRIMVSRSETDMLDIRACFKKMYGASLYNTIQDDTAGDYGKALLYLCGGND, from the exons ATGCCTTCGCCGAGGAGGTTCTTGGTGGCGTCCACCTCGCTGCCCGTAGCCTTGGGCTGGGGCTGGAACCTGAGCGTGTACctggggctgctgctgctactgctcctGCTCATGGGGCTCCTGCTCTGGATGCTCCTCAAGCAGCTGAGGAACTCTGTGGGATCTAGTCTGCAGCCCGGGCGCTCTCTGAGAGACCCTCGCCATG AGGTAAAGAACAAGACACCTTTG GATTCCCACAGAGGCAGTGTGAAAGACTTTGTCAATTTCAATGCCAAGCAGGATGCTGAGCTCCTGCACAAGGCCATGAAAGGCATAG GCACTGATGAGGGCACCATTCTCATGCTCCTGACATCGCGCAGCAACAATCAACGGCAGGAAATCAAGGCGGCGTACAAGAAGGCCCACGGAAAG GACCTTGTGAGTGCTTTAAAGTCGGAGCTCGGAGGCTTGTTCGAGACGCTCGTTGTGGCATTGATGACGCCTCCCATTTCCTATGACGCCTCTCAACTCCACAAAGCACTCAAG GGAGCGGGGACTGATGACGACGTTCTAATTGAGATCCTAGCGTCCAGGACCTGCGCCCAGATTAAAGACATCGTCAAAGTCTACAAGAAAG AGTGCGGTGGCAAGCTGGAGAAAGATATCACTGGTGACACCTCGGGCCACTTCCAAAAGCTTCTAGTGATCCTTCTGCAG GGGAGCAGAGACGAAGGGGTGGATGAAGACAGGATTGAGAACGACGCGAAG GAACTGTTTGCTGCTGGCGAGGGGAAGGTTGGCACAGACGTGGAGAAATTCATCAACATCCTGGGCAACAGGAGCCATGAACACCTTcgcctag TGTTTGACGCCTACAAGAAGCTGGCTGGCAGTGATATCGAGGACAGTATTGAGGGTGAGACTACTGGAAACCTGGAGAACTTAATGCTGGCTGTTG TGAAGTGTGCTAAGAGTGTCCCAGCCTACTTTGCGGAGTCTCTCAATGGGTCTATGAGG CGTGCTGGCACTGATGACCAGACTCTGATGAGAATCATGGTGTCCAGGAGTGAGACAGACATGTTGGACATCAGAGCCTGCTTTAAGAAGATGTATGGGGCATCGCTTTACAACACCATTCAG GACGACACCGCTGGGGACTACGGAAAGGCCCTGCTCTACCTTTGTGGAGGAAATGACTGA